A window from Deinococcus aquiradiocola encodes these proteins:
- a CDS encoding ferritin-like domain-containing protein produces MTEHHPSTSRRTLLRYLTGGVAVAGFDQAFGQRATLPSPGTSESPAQVLNMAATAEALAVTFYHHALSGATFGMNGDTRAHLHAMLAAEQAHLDLLGTLGGRPLTQRFSLPVAVRTDAAAFAETGLHLERVLTGAYLAAAHQLAGAGHATLAATAAQLGASEAQHLTLLSHLAGYGPGELTLPAAPLRLITDAPPVLAPFVGAVTAGRVRADLPSAEQVMAFTGPRARPAVSSFVDAHRPAGQG; encoded by the coding sequence ATGACAGAACATCACCCCAGCACCAGCCGCCGCACCCTACTTCGCTACCTCACCGGCGGCGTCGCCGTCGCCGGGTTCGACCAGGCCTTCGGTCAGCGCGCCACGCTCCCCTCGCCCGGCACGTCCGAGAGCCCTGCGCAGGTGCTGAACATGGCCGCCACCGCAGAGGCGCTCGCCGTGACCTTCTACCACCACGCGCTGAGCGGCGCGACGTTCGGCATGAACGGCGACACCCGCGCGCACCTGCACGCCATGCTCGCCGCGGAACAGGCGCACCTCGACCTGCTCGGCACGCTCGGCGGACGCCCCCTCACGCAGAGGTTCTCCCTGCCGGTCGCCGTCCGAACCGACGCGGCCGCCTTCGCGGAGACCGGACTGCACCTGGAGCGCGTCCTGACCGGCGCGTACCTCGCTGCGGCGCACCAGCTGGCCGGGGCCGGTCATGCCACCCTGGCCGCCACGGCCGCGCAACTCGGCGCGAGCGAAGCGCAGCACCTCACGCTCCTCTCGCACCTTGCGGGCTACGGTCCCGGTGAGCTCACCCTGCCCGCCGCGCCGCTGCGTCTCATCACCGACGCCCCGCCGGTCCTCGCGCCGTTCGTCGGCGCCGTGACGGCCGGACGCGTCCGCGCGGACCTGCCCAGTGCCGAGCAGGTCATGGCCTTCACCGGTCCGCGCGCCCGCCCTGCGGTATCTTCCTTCGTGGACGCTCACCGCCCGGCAGGGCAGGGCTGA
- a CDS encoding ABC transporter permease gives MFLALRELQHSPFRSLLIGGIVALIAFMVFMLTGLTRGLARDNAALLLETPASHFVTTRDAEGVFTRSFLTPADVQRITAVAGNAATPLAQSFVSFSGGERQLSGVLLGVDPTSFLAPAVTTGQPLTPGAPGAVVDLSLQKDGVKLGDTLTLRPGGETLRVTGFTRSARLNHQPVVFVTLARWQALNPRSRDSVSAVALRTDAQVAGTAGTLKGLSVYTRARTLQLLPGYREEQGSLTMIQVFLVIVAAFVMAVFFYVLTIQKTAQFGLLKAIGASTRTLAGSLVTQMLLLTVTAVLTAALVTAGIVRVLPAGIPFALTPLTLLAASALLTLVAALSSLLSLRTVARVDPLIAIGTVA, from the coding sequence ATGTTCCTCGCCCTGCGCGAACTTCAGCATTCCCCCTTCCGGTCCCTCCTGATCGGCGGCATCGTCGCCCTGATCGCCTTCATGGTCTTCATGCTGACCGGCCTGACCCGCGGCCTGGCGCGCGACAATGCCGCCCTCCTGCTCGAAACCCCGGCCAGCCACTTCGTCACCACCCGCGACGCCGAAGGGGTATTCACTCGGTCCTTCCTCACGCCGGCCGACGTGCAGCGGATCACCGCCGTCGCCGGGAACGCCGCCACGCCCCTCGCCCAGAGCTTCGTCAGCTTCAGCGGCGGAGAGCGGCAGCTCAGCGGCGTCCTCCTCGGCGTGGACCCCACCAGCTTCCTGGCCCCGGCCGTCACGACCGGTCAGCCCCTGACTCCCGGCGCCCCGGGGGCCGTGGTGGACCTCTCCCTGCAGAAGGACGGCGTGAAGCTCGGAGACACGCTGACCCTCAGGCCCGGCGGGGAGACGCTCAGGGTCACGGGCTTCACCCGCTCGGCCCGGCTCAACCACCAGCCGGTCGTCTTCGTGACGCTCGCCCGCTGGCAGGCCCTCAACCCCCGCAGCCGGGACAGCGTCAGCGCCGTCGCCCTCCGGACGGACGCCCAGGTCGCAGGCACCGCCGGCACCCTGAAGGGCCTCAGCGTGTACACCCGCGCCCGGACCCTTCAGCTGCTCCCCGGCTACCGGGAGGAGCAGGGCAGCCTCACCATGATCCAGGTGTTCCTGGTGATCGTCGCCGCCTTCGTGATGGCCGTGTTCTTCTACGTGCTGACCATCCAGAAAACCGCGCAGTTCGGGCTGCTCAAGGCCATCGGGGCGAGCACTAGGACGCTGGCGGGCAGCCTCGTCACGCAGATGCTGCTCCTGACCGTCACCGCGGTCCTGACGGCCGCCCTCGTCACGGCCGGGATCGTCCGCGTGCTGCCCGCCGGGATTCCCTTCGCCCTGACGCCGCTGACGCTGCTCGCCGCCTCCGCGCTGCTGACCCTGGTGGCCGCCCTGAGCAGCCTGCTGAGCCTGCGCACCGTCGCCCGGGTCGATCCGCTGATCGCCATCGGGACCGTCGCCTGA
- a CDS encoding ankyrin repeat domain-containing protein has protein sequence MDDDAILALLQSAFTHVRAGDTDALRGLLDMGVPPTIRNEKGDTLVMLASYHGFLDTTRLLLERGADPDVGNDQGQTPLQGAAFKGNREMLDLLLQHGAHVEGRGANGRTALMLAAMFDRTDLLQALLERGADPHARDASGATALDAAKAMGAANAARQLEALSATPPGA, from the coding sequence ATGGACGACGACGCCATCCTCGCCCTCCTGCAGTCCGCCTTCACGCACGTCCGAGCCGGTGACACGGACGCGCTGCGCGGCCTGCTCGACATGGGCGTTCCCCCCACCATCCGCAACGAAAAAGGCGACACCCTGGTCATGCTCGCCAGTTACCACGGGTTCCTCGACACGACCCGCCTGCTGCTCGAACGCGGCGCCGACCCGGACGTCGGCAACGACCAGGGCCAGACGCCCCTGCAGGGCGCGGCATTCAAAGGCAACCGCGAGATGCTCGACCTGCTGCTGCAGCACGGCGCGCACGTCGAGGGCCGGGGCGCGAACGGCCGCACCGCCCTGATGCTCGCCGCGATGTTCGACCGCACCGACCTCCTGCAGGCCCTGCTGGAGCGCGGCGCGGACCCGCATGCGCGTGACGCGTCCGGCGCCACGGCCCTCGACGCCGCGAAAGCGATGGGGGCGGCCAACGCTGCCCGTCAGCTCGAAGCCCTGAGCGCCACGCCCCCTGGAGCGTAG
- a CDS encoding type I restriction enzyme endonuclease domain-containing protein — protein MSCHTRGAPHENTDEGRRVSIPHRAGWAGKQFGDERFQDIARTVRRNATIDWHLREQARANLRRMVKGCCAGTGTRRTGRSMRAAP, from the coding sequence ATGTCCTGTCACACGCGAGGAGCGCCCCATGAAAATACTGATGAGGGGCGGCGAGTCAGCATTCCACATAGGGCAGGTTGGGCGGGAAAGCAGTTCGGGGACGAGCGGTTTCAGGACATCGCCCGGACGGTGCGCCGCAACGCCACCATCGACTGGCACCTGCGTGAGCAGGCGCGGGCGAATCTGCGCCGGATGGTCAAGGGGTGCTGCGCAGGCACGGGGACCCGCCGGACAGGCAGGAGCATGCGAGCCGCACCGTGA
- a CDS encoding catalase has product MAPRKRSTPLSLDPTPARIDDQSKAEDLSVNTVQPGATLTDNLGHGVTDDNNSLRGGERGPTLLEDFLLREKISHFDHERIPERVVHARGAGAHGYFVLEKSLAEYTYARVLTEVGVNTPLFTRFSTVAGSRGAADTARDVRGFAVKMYTSEGNWDIVGNNIPVFFIQDAIKFPDLIHSVKPEPHNEIPQGASAHDTFYDFISLTPESMHMLMWVHSDRAIPRSFDMMDGFGIHTFRLINKAGDVHLVKFHFKAVLGAHSLVWDEAQKIAGKDSDFHRRNMWETIDAGGTLEWEFGVQVFTEAQAAKWDFDVIDPTKLVPEDLVPVQRVGRMVLNRNPDNYFAETEQVAFMPTNIVPGIDFSNDPLLQGRLFSYLDTQLSRLGSPNWVELPINRPLAPVHNNQRDGHMRQTINTGRVSYFPNTLGGAQEAKAGVNGYVSYPERLSGVKQRARAKSFADHYGQARLFWNSVTPVEREHITKSLAFELSNCTVRDIRVRMLDQLEQIHPVLASQVAVVIGEAPRSKNAVMPGAGQDSAAEVALLGTATARTTASGKLQKASGLSQLENQPMSPKGRMVAVLVAPGTDAAQVASLTAALTAAGAKGVIVGPHLGTIAPGIEATKTFGNTDPVLYDAVMVPGGEGGARALMARPEAQTFVTEAYRHAKPIGALGEGAEILTASPVGRLLRSLAGTKDGTAPAQGVQNLSEVGAMSLTAGAAETLATHGILIGQADADRTVKAFVQALAAHRYWGRPQV; this is encoded by the coding sequence ATGGCACCACGCAAACGCTCCACCCCGCTGTCCCTCGACCCCACGCCCGCACGGATCGACGATCAGAGCAAGGCCGAGGACCTCAGCGTCAACACGGTCCAGCCGGGCGCCACCCTCACCGACAACCTCGGCCACGGCGTCACCGACGACAACAACTCCCTGCGCGGCGGAGAGCGCGGCCCGACGCTCCTCGAAGACTTCCTGCTGCGCGAGAAGATCAGCCACTTCGACCACGAACGCATTCCCGAACGCGTGGTGCACGCCCGCGGCGCCGGAGCGCACGGGTACTTCGTGCTGGAGAAGTCGCTCGCCGAGTACACGTACGCCCGCGTCCTCACCGAGGTCGGCGTGAATACGCCGCTCTTCACGCGGTTTTCCACCGTCGCCGGATCGCGCGGCGCGGCCGACACCGCCCGGGACGTGCGCGGCTTCGCCGTGAAGATGTACACCAGCGAAGGCAACTGGGACATCGTCGGGAACAACATCCCCGTGTTCTTCATTCAGGACGCCATCAAGTTCCCGGACCTGATCCATTCCGTCAAGCCTGAACCGCACAACGAGATCCCGCAGGGCGCGAGCGCGCACGACACCTTCTACGACTTCATCTCGCTGACGCCCGAGAGCATGCACATGCTGATGTGGGTGCACTCCGACCGGGCCATTCCCCGCTCCTTCGACATGATGGACGGCTTCGGCATCCACACCTTCCGCCTCATCAACAAGGCCGGTGACGTGCACCTCGTGAAGTTCCACTTCAAGGCGGTGCTCGGCGCGCACTCGCTGGTGTGGGACGAGGCGCAGAAGATCGCAGGCAAGGACAGCGACTTCCACCGCCGCAACATGTGGGAGACCATCGACGCGGGCGGCACCCTCGAATGGGAGTTCGGCGTGCAGGTCTTCACGGAAGCGCAGGCCGCGAAATGGGACTTCGACGTGATCGACCCCACCAAGCTCGTCCCGGAGGACCTCGTGCCGGTGCAGCGCGTCGGCCGGATGGTCCTGAACCGCAACCCCGACAACTACTTCGCGGAGACGGAACAGGTCGCGTTCATGCCGACCAACATCGTGCCCGGCATCGACTTCTCGAACGACCCCCTGCTGCAGGGCCGACTCTTCTCGTACCTCGACACGCAGCTCTCGCGTCTCGGCAGCCCCAACTGGGTGGAACTGCCGATCAACCGCCCGCTCGCCCCGGTCCACAACAACCAGCGGGACGGCCACATGCGGCAGACCATCAACACGGGCCGCGTCTCGTACTTCCCCAACACGCTCGGCGGCGCTCAGGAAGCCAAGGCCGGCGTGAACGGCTACGTCAGCTACCCGGAACGGCTGAGCGGCGTGAAGCAGCGGGCGCGCGCCAAGTCCTTCGCCGACCATTACGGTCAGGCGCGCCTCTTCTGGAACTCGGTGACGCCCGTCGAACGTGAGCACATCACGAAGTCCCTCGCGTTCGAGCTGAGCAACTGCACGGTCCGCGACATCCGCGTCCGGATGCTCGATCAGCTCGAACAGATCCACCCGGTGCTGGCGTCGCAGGTGGCTGTCGTGATCGGCGAGGCGCCCCGCAGCAAGAACGCCGTCATGCCCGGCGCCGGTCAGGACAGCGCCGCTGAGGTCGCGCTGCTCGGCACGGCCACGGCCCGCACCACCGCCTCCGGGAAACTGCAGAAGGCGTCGGGCCTCAGCCAGCTGGAGAACCAGCCGATGAGCCCGAAAGGCCGCATGGTCGCGGTGCTCGTCGCGCCCGGCACGGACGCCGCGCAGGTCGCCTCGCTCACGGCGGCCCTCACGGCAGCCGGCGCGAAGGGCGTCATCGTCGGCCCGCACCTCGGGACGATCGCGCCCGGCATCGAGGCCACGAAGACCTTCGGGAACACCGACCCCGTCCTGTACGACGCCGTGATGGTCCCCGGCGGGGAAGGCGGCGCCCGCGCCCTGATGGCCCGCCCGGAGGCGCAGACCTTCGTGACCGAAGCGTACCGGCACGCCAAACCCATCGGCGCGCTCGGCGAAGGTGCCGAGATCCTCACGGCGTCCCCGGTGGGCCGCCTGCTGCGCAGCCTCGCCGGCACGAAAGACGGAACGGCGCCCGCGCAGGGCGTGCAGAACCTCTCGGAGGTCGGCGCGATGAGCCTCACGGCCGGCGCAGCCGAGACGCTCGCCACGCACGGCATCCTGATCGGCCAGGCGGACGCGGACAGGACGGTCAAGGCGTTCGTGCAGGCCCTCGCCGCCCACCGCTACTGGGGCCGCCCGCAGGTCTGA
- a CDS encoding HD-GYP domain-containing protein: MTRAKDWAVRSEARGGLARDATLPLSTLPPDLQAVLEHATLLVTQSATAHDQVWPPVLEALIRTAPSIEGATLAVRDGEHFVIRAQHGYAPDLLGLELPLYAERAWYGLSDQDWRDGRARLLEEEEVQAHVGWMKRTLGHLPHYARLERFGRLPEMRCSLHVPLVLDGEVRAHLNLDGYAGPALGAPGSASWVQGCTALLTMLLAVVNSARRAGQFQRLREERDALRVHLQLSERLRRCTQHDEILQVGLRLIQEGFAAETGLLIGPAHVTCTDGRTVDRAALRPSPLGYTVLAAGVLGHPEALELLTVPCGDGHVLGLAWRSGHIRQPDLVTAALLDVAERAEQAAASEAQHATLRQAKDGALFLAGLALEARDLETSGHTERVVALAAELGAALGLSDEEVRALHAGAALHDIGKLSVPDALLLKSGPLSEDEWVQMRRHPDLGATFARRVPGLPQDSVDVIRHHHERWDGRGYPLGLAGQAIPRLARIFSVVDAYDALTSVRPYKVGWAPAEALRELQAQAGRQFDPHVVQVFCDRMAVRAALAVS, encoded by the coding sequence ATGACGCGCGCGAAGGACTGGGCCGTGCGGAGCGAGGCGCGCGGCGGTCTCGCGCGGGACGCGACCCTGCCGCTCTCGACGCTGCCGCCGGACCTGCAGGCGGTGCTGGAGCATGCGACGCTGCTCGTCACGCAGTCCGCGACCGCGCATGACCAGGTGTGGCCCCCGGTGCTCGAGGCGCTTATCCGGACCGCGCCCAGCATCGAAGGCGCGACGCTCGCCGTGCGGGACGGTGAGCATTTCGTGATCCGGGCGCAGCACGGGTACGCGCCGGACCTGCTCGGCCTGGAGTTGCCGCTGTACGCAGAACGCGCGTGGTACGGCCTGAGCGATCAGGACTGGCGTGACGGTCGCGCCCGGCTGCTGGAGGAGGAGGAGGTGCAGGCGCACGTCGGCTGGATGAAGCGCACGCTCGGGCACCTCCCGCACTACGCCCGGCTGGAACGGTTCGGTCGGCTGCCGGAGATGCGCTGCTCGCTGCACGTGCCGCTCGTGCTGGACGGCGAGGTCCGCGCGCACCTCAACCTCGACGGCTACGCGGGCCCGGCCCTGGGCGCCCCGGGCAGCGCGTCGTGGGTGCAGGGCTGCACGGCCCTCCTGACGATGCTGCTCGCGGTGGTGAACAGCGCGCGGCGTGCCGGGCAGTTCCAGCGGCTGCGGGAGGAACGTGACGCCCTGCGCGTTCATCTGCAGCTCAGCGAGCGGCTGCGGCGCTGCACGCAGCACGACGAGATCCTTCAGGTCGGACTGCGGCTCATTCAGGAGGGGTTCGCGGCCGAGACGGGCCTGCTGATCGGTCCGGCGCACGTCACCTGCACTGACGGACGCACGGTGGACCGCGCGGCCCTGCGGCCGTCTCCGCTCGGGTACACGGTCCTCGCGGCCGGGGTGCTGGGTCATCCGGAGGCGCTGGAACTGCTGACCGTGCCGTGCGGGGACGGGCACGTGCTGGGCCTCGCGTGGCGCAGCGGGCACATCCGGCAGCCGGACCTCGTGACGGCCGCGCTGCTCGACGTGGCTGAGCGGGCCGAGCAGGCCGCGGCGAGCGAGGCGCAGCACGCCACGCTGCGGCAGGCGAAGGACGGGGCGCTGTTCCTGGCGGGGCTCGCGCTGGAAGCGCGTGACCTCGAAACGAGCGGGCACACGGAACGGGTGGTGGCGCTCGCGGCCGAGCTTGGCGCGGCCCTGGGGCTGTCGGACGAGGAGGTCCGGGCGCTGCATGCCGGGGCGGCCCTGCACGACATCGGCAAGCTGAGCGTCCCGGACGCGCTGCTGCTGAAGTCCGGGCCGCTCAGTGAGGACGAGTGGGTGCAGATGAGGCGTCACCCGGATCTCGGGGCGACCTTCGCGCGCCGCGTGCCGGGCCTGCCGCAGGATTCGGTGGACGTGATCCGGCACCATCACGAACGCTGGGACGGGCGCGGGTACCCGCTCGGTCTGGCGGGGCAGGCGATCCCGCGACTCGCCCGGATCTTCAGTGTGGTGGACGCGTACGACGCCCTCACGAGCGTCCGCCCGTACAAGGTCGGCTGGGCGCCGGCGGAGGCGCTCAGGGAGCTGCAGGCGCAGGCGGGCCGGCAGTTCGATCCGCACGTCGTGCAGGTCTTCTGCGACCGGATGGCGGTCCGGGCGGCCCTGGCCGTCTCCTGA
- a CDS encoding VWA domain-containing protein: MRHHLFIRLSTLTLLMLGSVHAQAVPSRVELILDVSGSMFARLGGGQTRIAAAQAVLTDLIGRLPDAPDLNVGLRLYGARTTPGEGGACQDSELVLPLRGVDRAALLARVNAARPKGATPIAYSLQQAAADFPVGVGRNLIVLVTDGLESCGGDVKAALDSFRARGIDVQLRVIGIDLDARAQAAFGGVGTFVNARSVPELASALGQAVTPVAAPRDTRVPVRVELRSGGQPVRSGPTVSFRGVVGGETVPFAPDGGVYGASLLPGAYVATVRTAQGEQTFGGLTVQGSGENRFAFDLTPVGAVTLRVTPAQPVAGGRVHVEFSGAPAGPDNWVTVTRVSDPEDAYLDYARVSGASGALDLNVPDEEQPFEARYHLVNPDGSSRLVGRSAPFTPRRAAATVKAPAQAVAGSAVQVSWTGPNNPGDYVTVVPADAPDSRYDAYFYTASANPGRLQTLLTPGAYEVRYNNADSTRVLARAPLTLTAATYGVKGPESAVGGSRIQVGWTGPNNPGDYVTVVAKGAPVGTYTSYFYTRDGNPGSLNVPLNPGEYELRYSSEASSPNPTLASAPLKVSGATYGLQAPASGPAKGKMQVRWTGPNNHGDYVTIVKRGAPVGDYLFYFYTRDGNPGTLQLPDAPGEYELRYSTEAASPNPTLFSVPFTVK, encoded by the coding sequence ATGAGACACCACCTGTTCATCCGGCTGTCCACCCTGACGCTGCTGATGCTGGGCAGCGTGCACGCGCAGGCCGTTCCGAGCCGCGTGGAGCTGATTCTGGACGTGTCGGGCAGCATGTTCGCCCGGCTCGGGGGCGGGCAGACACGCATTGCGGCGGCGCAGGCGGTGCTGACGGACCTGATCGGCCGCCTGCCGGACGCGCCGGACCTGAACGTGGGCCTGCGGCTGTACGGGGCGCGCACCACGCCGGGGGAGGGTGGCGCCTGTCAGGACAGTGAACTGGTGCTGCCGCTGCGGGGCGTGGACCGGGCGGCGCTGCTGGCGCGCGTGAACGCGGCGCGGCCGAAGGGGGCGACACCCATCGCGTACAGCCTGCAGCAGGCCGCGGCGGACTTCCCGGTGGGGGTGGGCCGGAACCTGATCGTGCTGGTGACGGACGGGCTGGAGTCGTGCGGCGGGGACGTGAAGGCAGCGCTGGACAGCTTCAGGGCGCGCGGCATCGACGTGCAGTTGCGGGTGATCGGGATCGACCTGGATGCCCGAGCGCAGGCGGCGTTCGGGGGGGTGGGCACGTTCGTGAACGCCCGCAGCGTGCCGGAACTGGCGAGCGCGCTGGGGCAGGCGGTCACGCCCGTCGCCGCGCCGCGAGACACCCGCGTGCCCGTGCGGGTGGAGTTGCGCAGTGGGGGCCAGCCGGTCCGCAGCGGACCCACCGTCTCGTTCCGTGGGGTGGTGGGCGGCGAGACGGTCCCTTTCGCGCCGGACGGCGGGGTGTACGGGGCGTCGCTGCTGCCGGGGGCGTACGTGGCGACCGTACGGACGGCGCAGGGCGAGCAGACCTTCGGGGGCCTGACGGTGCAGGGCAGCGGCGAGAACCGGTTCGCGTTCGACCTGACGCCGGTGGGTGCAGTCACCCTGCGGGTCACGCCGGCGCAGCCGGTGGCGGGCGGGCGGGTGCACGTCGAGTTCAGCGGTGCGCCCGCGGGACCGGACAACTGGGTGACGGTGACGCGCGTGAGCGATCCCGAGGACGCCTACCTGGATTACGCGCGGGTGAGCGGCGCGAGCGGCGCGCTGGACCTGAACGTCCCGGACGAAGAGCAGCCGTTCGAGGCGCGGTATCACCTCGTGAATCCGGACGGCAGTTCGCGTCTGGTCGGGCGGAGTGCGCCGTTCACGCCGCGCCGCGCGGCCGCCACGGTGAAGGCACCGGCGCAGGCGGTGGCGGGCTCGGCCGTGCAGGTCAGCTGGACCGGCCCGAACAATCCGGGTGATTACGTGACGGTCGTCCCGGCGGACGCGCCGGACAGCCGGTACGACGCGTACTTCTACACGGCGAGCGCCAATCCCGGCAGGCTGCAGACCCTGCTGACGCCCGGCGCGTACGAGGTGCGGTACAACAACGCCGACTCTACCCGCGTCCTGGCGCGCGCGCCGCTGACGCTGACCGCCGCGACGTACGGCGTGAAGGGCCCGGAGTCCGCGGTCGGCGGCAGCCGCATCCAGGTCGGGTGGACCGGCCCGAACAACCCGGGCGATTACGTGACGGTCGTGGCGAAGGGCGCGCCGGTGGGGACGTACACCTCGTACTTCTACACCCGTGACGGGAATCCCGGCTCGCTGAACGTGCCCCTGAATCCGGGCGAGTACGAACTGCGGTACTCCAGCGAGGCGAGCAGTCCGAACCCCACCCTCGCGAGCGCGCCCCTGAAGGTCAGCGGAGCCACGTACGGCCTGCAGGCCCCGGCAAGCGGCCCGGCGAAAGGCAAGATGCAGGTGCGCTGGACTGGTCCGAACAACCACGGCGACTACGTGACGATCGTGAAGCGGGGCGCGCCGGTCGGGGACTACCTCTTCTACTTCTACACGCGGGACGGGAATCCCGGCACCCTGCAGCTCCCGGACGCTCCCGGCGAGTACGAACTGCGGTACTCGACTGAGGCCGCCAGCCCGAACCCGACGCTGTTCAGCGTGCCCTTCACCGTGAAGTGA
- a CDS encoding PadR family transcriptional regulator — MASDPNTLLLLGLLKGQRQHGYQLNEFIERNLGRFTTLKKATAYAALDRLEKNGLIEATTEQSGNRPARRVYGLTETGETQFLDLLRAHLARPEPVAFYGDLGMMFLNQLPRPEVLDLLNERATQIDDQISGLQRVPTHEGTLGQGLFGVDLAVSRQLALLRADRAWLTQTLDRLRQPQP; from the coding sequence ATGGCTTCAGACCCGAACACCCTGCTGCTGCTCGGCCTCCTCAAAGGCCAGCGCCAGCACGGCTACCAGCTCAACGAATTCATCGAACGCAACCTCGGACGCTTCACCACCCTCAAGAAAGCCACCGCCTACGCCGCGCTCGACCGCCTCGAAAAGAACGGCCTGATCGAAGCGACCACCGAACAGTCCGGCAACCGCCCGGCCCGGCGCGTGTACGGCCTGACCGAGACCGGCGAAACGCAGTTCCTCGACCTGCTGCGCGCCCACCTCGCCCGGCCCGAACCCGTCGCCTTCTACGGCGACCTGGGCATGATGTTCCTCAACCAGCTCCCCAGACCGGAAGTGCTCGACCTGCTCAACGAACGCGCCACGCAGATCGACGACCAGATCTCTGGCCTGCAGCGCGTCCCCACCCACGAAGGCACCCTCGGCCAGGGCCTCTTCGGCGTCGACCTCGCCGTCTCCCGCCAGCTGGCCCTGCTGCGCGCCGACCGGGCCTGGCTGACGCAGACCCTCGACCGGCTCCGCCAGCCCCAACCCTGA
- a CDS encoding ABC transporter ATP-binding protein, with protein MTLTPHRSPSTPLPVRPVLSLQGVSRTYGDGDGTFTALHPATLDVRPGELVAVSGPSGSGKSTFLSIAGALLRPSAGRVTIGGQDLTALPASALPAFRLKHLGFVLQSSNLIPYLTVQEQLTLVPHLAGEDGRDARRKAEGLLKLLGLSERARHSPDALSGGQRQRVAVARALMNDPQLILADEPTASLDSVRGREVVELIARQVHECGRAAVMVTHDERVLDLCDRVVHIVDGRLQA; from the coding sequence ATGACCCTCACCCCGCACCGTTCGCCGTCCACCCCACTCCCCGTCCGCCCGGTCCTCTCCCTGCAGGGCGTCAGCCGAACCTACGGCGACGGTGACGGCACGTTCACCGCCCTGCACCCGGCCACGCTGGACGTTCGTCCCGGGGAACTCGTGGCCGTGAGCGGCCCTTCCGGCAGCGGCAAGAGCACCTTCCTCTCCATCGCCGGGGCCCTGCTGCGGCCCAGCGCCGGACGCGTCACGATTGGCGGTCAGGACCTCACGGCGCTCCCCGCATCGGCCCTCCCCGCCTTCCGGTTGAAGCACCTCGGCTTCGTGCTGCAGAGCAGCAACCTCATCCCGTACCTGACGGTGCAGGAGCAGCTGACCCTGGTGCCGCACCTGGCCGGAGAAGACGGCCGGGACGCCCGGCGGAAGGCGGAGGGCCTGCTGAAGCTGCTGGGCCTTTCGGAGCGGGCCCGGCACTCCCCGGACGCCCTGAGCGGCGGGCAGCGCCAGCGCGTTGCGGTGGCCCGCGCCCTGATGAACGACCCGCAGCTCATCCTGGCCGACGAGCCGACCGCCAGCCTGGACAGCGTCCGGGGCCGCGAGGTGGTCGAGCTGATCGCCCGGCAGGTTCACGAGTGCGGCCGGGCCGCCGTGATGGTCACCCACGACGAGCGCGTGCTGGACCTCTGCGACCGGGTGGTCCACATCGTCGACGGCCGACTGCAGGCGTGA